A single region of the Zygotorulaspora mrakii chromosome 4, complete sequence genome encodes:
- a CDS encoding putative hydrolase (similar to Saccharomyces cerevisiae YDR444W; ancestral locus Anc_5.560), with amino-acid sequence MKPWTIESKTVEGSLIYDDIESLGIGSLCRYKVIVEKGEIEGAENEELTKLFLRVKNKESPLLRPVYLTGPYACYVDVRPYNYDEDHTFDKNEPIQFTSDLRPDEHFKADLWLNENSRMEDGRYSWTIDVISQVSVSSVPKVEYQLKIGTTKAATKHIKKVTKSFKGVVVERWDTRKLWNLPPKFPHKPVHLVILTHGIFANVGCDMLYMKDKIEEKAFTLPEEINPNVVVRGCMDNMGKSARGIRYLGIRVAKYILRTLDELNEDYKVDKLSVIGHSLGGPVQAMAIHYISVKRPDVFDPATGVKPINFIACASPFLGVVGDFPLYVSLALDVGALGLTGRDLTLRHTPLISTDGIVADKDERPLHKFILEALPQSPALEVFQKFVHRTVYANVLHDGIVPLRTAALLYLDWGSLAKVHDIRKKQSLAASDGLNTPIDASSSDDLKSDEKHNAIGEIPIEGMEKKAALQWIMPQVLNKGKKFSKYERTQTRDFDSDSSESDNGSNIKKRLSDNSNFNPPPEASTFMAAISVIVSPVPTQEYLKNPAIRTDAIVHDKVYHPNELPPPHYNDRPFIKKVIYLNESNNRCQERIARAWQEKMSWRKVLVDLKPDSHNNICVRRRFTNLFGNVAVKNLVDSHFGEEACRKYAAL; translated from the coding sequence ATGAAGCCGTGGACGATAGAAAGCAAAACTGTTGAAGGTAGTCTAATATATGACGATATAGAGTCCTTAGGAATTGGATCTCTGTGTCGATACAAAGTGATTGTTGAAAAGGGGGAGATAGAGGGAGCAGAAAATGAGGAGCTCACCAAGCTTTTTTTGAGggtgaaaaacaaagagagTCCGTTACTTCGACCGGTTTATTTGACAGGGCCTTATGCATGTTACGTCGATGTAAGGCCCTATAACTATGATGAAGACCAtacatttgataaaaatgagcCCATTCAGTTTACCAGTGACTTAAGACCGGACGAGCATTTCAAGGCTGATCTGTGGCTCAATGAGAACTCTAGAATGGAGGATGGTCGCTATTCCTGGACGATAGATGTTATTTCACAGGTTAGTGTTAGCAGTGTTCCAAAAGTTGAGTACCAACTAAAGATCGGTACTACAAAGGCAGCTACAaaacatatcaaaaaagttaCGAAATCCTTTAAAGGTGTGGTAGTGGAGAGATGGGACACACGGAAGCTGTGGAATTTACCACCAAAATTTCCGCATAAACCGGTGCATTTAGTAATTTTAACGCACGGCATATTTGCTAATGTTGGATGTGACATGTTGTACATGAAAGATAAGATCGAGGAAAAGGCATTTACACTACCGGAGGAAATTAATCCAAACGTAGTGGTTAGAGGATGCATGGATAACATGGGAAAGTCTGCTCGCGGAATCAGATATCTCGGAATACGAGTTGCAAAGTATATATTGCGTACTTTGGACGAATTAAATGAGGATTATAAAGTGGATAAACTATCTGTCATTGGTCATTCATTGGGTGGTCCTGTTCAAGCAATGGCAATACATTATATTTCAGTAAAGAGACCGGATGTTTTTGATCCAGCAACGGGTGTGAAGCCCATCAATTTTATTGCGTGTGCTAGTCCGTTTCTTGGTGTAGTAGGTGATTTTCCATTATATGTATCTTTGGCTTTAGATGTTGGTGCGCTGGGGTTGACTGGAAGAGATCTTACATTGCGACATACACCCCTTATATCTACAGATGGGATTGTCGCAGATAAAGATGAGAGGCCGCTTCATAAGTTCATATTAGAGGCACTTCCACAATCGCCCGCTTTAGAAgtgtttcaaaaatttgtaCACAGGACAGTATATGCCAATGTCCTTCACGACGGGATTGTTCCATTAAGAACTGCGGCTCTGTTATATCTGGATTGGGGTAGTTTGGCTAAAGTGCATGATATTCGTAAAAAACAGTCACTTGCGGCATCAGATGGCTTAAATACTCCGATTGACGCATCATCCTCTGATGATTTGAAGAGCGATGAGAAACATAACGCAATTGGAGAGATTCCAATTGAGggaatggaaaaaaaggcTGCGTTGCAATGGATTATGCCACAAGTATTAAATAAAGgcaaaaaattcagcaaatATGAGAGAACGCAAACAAGAGATTTTGATTCGGATTCATCCGAAAGCGACAATGGTTCgaatattaaaaaaagactGTCTGATAATTCAAACTTTAATCCACCACCAGAAGCTTCTACTTTCATGGCTGCAATATCTGTTATTGTATCACCGGTACCGACTCAggaatatttgaaaaatccagCGATTAGAACAGACGCCATTGTCCATGATAAAGTTTACCATCCGAATGAGTTGCCGCCACCACATTACAATGATAGACCCTTTATTAAAAAAGTTATATATTTGAACGAATCAAATAATAGATGTCAGGAGCGCATAGCAAGGGCTTGGCAGGAAAAGATGTCATGGCGAAAAGTTTTGGTTGACTTGAAACCAGATTCTCATAATAATATTTGCGTGCGTAGGCGATTCACCAATTTATTTGGTAATGTTGCAGTAAAGAACTTGGTCGACAGTCATTTTGGAGAGGAGGCATGCCGGAAGTATGCAGCGCTTTAG
- a CDS encoding glutathione peroxidase: protein MSDFYKLCPFVRKNEPFPFTNLKGKVVLIVNVASKCGFTPQYEGLQELYKKYREQGLVVLAFPCNQFGAQEPGTDDQISDFCKINFGVTFPVLQKIDVNGSDASPVYEFLKSRKPGLLGFKGVKWNFEKFLVDRNGKVVSRFTCFTVPSMIEPAILELL from the coding sequence ATGTCTGATTTTTACAAGTTATGTCCATTTGttagaaaaaatgagcCGTTTCCTTTCACCAATTTAAAAGGCAAAGTTGTCCTGATTGTGAACGTTGCATCGAAGTGTGGATTTACTCCTCAATATGAGGGACTGCAAGAATtgtataaaaaatatagagAACAAGGTCTAGTTGTACTTGCATTTCCCTGTAATCAGTTTGGTGCTCAAGAACCGGGAACAGACGATCAGATTAGCGATTTCTGCAAGATAAACTTTGGAGTTACATTTCCggttttgcaaaaaattgatgttAACGGCAGTGATGCTAGTCCAGTTTATGAATTTCTGAAATCACGAAAGCCTGGACTGTTGGGATTCAAAGGCGTTAAATGGaactttgagaaattcTTGGTTGACAGAAACGGTAAAGTTGTCTCCAGATTCACTTGTTTCACCGTACCATCGATGATAGAGCCTGCTATTTTGGAGCTCCTGTGA
- the UTP6 gene encoding snoRNA-binding rRNA-processing protein UTP6 (similar to Saccharomyces cerevisiae UTP6 (YDR449C); ancestral locus Anc_5.564): MSSKTRYYLEQCIPEVNDLVDLGLFTKKEVSLIMKKRTDFEHRLNSRGSSINDYIKYINYENSVESLRKKRVKRVLQNSKKNTISDWSVQQRIAYIYQRGCNKFPNELKFWAMYLKYLKTRGNQTSYKKIQKVYNELLRLHPTNVEVWISCAKYEYEVHANFKSCRLLFQNALRFNPQAFKLWYEYIKFELSFITKLINRRKVMGLLSEREQELDMLKQTSTESSEENGSKNEDATVYIPTAGDVMKDKLNQLPEADMNMLGNDETNPALRGDIALTIFDMCMKTLGDYYINKYKGYYDISDSVTLKELKLETTSTLFEKSMELISLFDNFKDLHRDYLINHVLEYWKNEHENILLKDDLPELNDGIIFLDITLNIRYMQVESLDVDQLQLSVKKYFAYKSKLDESSIKKVKEKYSEFIRDRFITKMSSENNESYHLLETITKKL, from the coding sequence ATGTCATCCAAGACTAGATATTATTTGGAGCAATGTATTCCGGAGGTGAACGATTTGGTTGATCTAGGACTGTTCACCAAGAAGGAAGTGTCGCTAAtcatgaaaaagagaacagATTTTGAACACCGATTAAATTCTAGAGGCTCATCGATTAACGATtatatcaaatatatcaattaCGAGAACAGTGTGGAAAGCCTTCGCAAAAAACGTGTCAAAAGGGTACtgcaaaattcaaaaaagaataccATATCAGACTGGTCAGTCCAGCAACGAATTGCATACATTTATCAAAGAGGTTGCAACAAGTTTCCAAATGAACTGAAGTTTTGGGCGatgtatttgaaatatctgaaGACTAGGGGCAACCAAACGTCGTAtaagaaaattcaaaaggtaTATAATGAATTGCTAAGGTTACATCCGACCAACGTAGAAGTCTGGATCAGTTGCGCCAAGTATGAATATGAAGTACATGcgaatttcaaaagttgtAGACTGCTGTTCCAGAATGCTCTGAGATTCAATCCACAAGCCTTCAAGTTGTGGTATGAGTACattaaatttgaattgaGTTTTATCACAAAGTTGATtaatagaagaaaagtCATGGGACTGTTAAGTGAGAGGGAGCAAGAACTCGATATGCTCAAGCAAACCTCCACAGAAAGTAGCGAAGAAAATGGAAGCAAGAACGAGGATGCAACAGTTTATATACCAACAGCAGGTGATGTCATGAAAGATAAACTGAATCAGTTACCAGAAGCAGATATGAATATGCTTGGGAACGATGAAACGAATCCAGCTTTGCGGGGTGATATAGCTCTGACTATATTTGATATGTGCATGAAGACACTTGGCGACTATTACATTAATAAATATAAAGGATATTATGATATCTCAGATTCAGTAACACTTAAAGAACTAAAGTTGGAGACCACATCCAcgttatttgaaaaatcaatggaATTGATTTCACTATTTGATAACTTTAAAGATTTGCATAGAGATTACCTGATCAATCATGTGCTTGAATATTGGAAAAACGAACATGAAAATATTCTGTTGAAGGATGATCTACCGGAACTTAACGAtggaattatttttttggatattaCTCTAAATATAAGATATATGCAAGTTGAATCTTTGGATGTTGACCAACTACAACTTTCAgtgaagaaatattttgcatATAAATCTAAACTTGATGAGAGTTCAATTAAGAAAGTTAAGGAAAAATACAGTGAATTTATACGAGATCGTTTCATTACAAAGATGAGCTcagaaaataatgaaagCTATCATCTTTTGGAAACAATTACCAAAAAACTTTGa
- the RPS17B gene encoding 40S ribosomal protein eS17 (similar to Saccharomyces cerevisiae RPS17B (YDR447C) and RPS17A (YML024W); ancestral locus Anc_5.562) has protein sequence MGRVRTKTVKRASKALIERYYPKLTLDFQTNKKLCDEIATIQSKRLRNKIAGYTTHLMKRIQKGPVRGISFKLQEEERERKDQYVPEVSALDLSHSKGVLNVDNQTADLVKNLGLKLPLSVTSVSAQRERRFRRRV, from the exons ATG GGTAGAGTTAGAACTAAGACCGTCAAGCGTGCTTCCAAAGCTTTGATTGAACGTTACTATCCAAAGTTGACTTTGGACTTCCAAACCAACAAGAAATTATGTGATGAAATTGCTACCATCCAATCCAAGAGATTGAGAAACAAGATTGCTGGTTACACCACccatttgatgaagagaattcaaaaaggtCCAGTTAGAGGtatctctttcaaattgcaagaagaagagagaGAAAGAAAGGATCAATACGTTCCAGAAGTTTCCGCTTTGGACTTGTCTCACTCCAAGGGTGTTTTGAACGTTGACAACCAAACCGCTGATTTGGTTAAAAACCTTGGTTTGAAATTGCCATTATCTGTTACCAGCGTATCTGCTCAAAGAGAAAGACGTTTCAGAAGAAGAGTTTAA
- the SSN2 gene encoding Ssn2p (similar to Saccharomyces cerevisiae SSN2 (YDR443C); ancestral locus Anc_5.559) yields the protein MVTDSSIYRLEDLLSSFYRVEKVEKINYHQYVPKKQDDQWSIQMELLIRKQNPRNLVALLSRELWLFSINEREIPSLPKATGSTNNTATPDKSGHFTADYSKPNLPPHYALFLKALRRMIYINITARSHNRLVPYGNACISLGYSCSNQILQIEPHLFEDGNLAVTVCSKPMGLVRLSVDKIEESFLRQHALYLAPSGIRMYMYSDKKEQCLVPPPKNSEILLMTLYISHGINLCHKKNIQWAKFIPHLGHLNGHTPNVATYMDPPTDMRTIVWPVDLCFAQKATNCPENSKNDLSCNHLSGAFDIIDDFMQLKQTSAYRTPNSSGGAAVNTVGTNPLSSGGAYTDQFQHYYRNTTGSAPSTTYAAVNVGGKGSPQDLSPAYTTLDKPLSGLSDHFGNGAFLTTPNINEHDFNERRNLINDLDISPVKPDIANNKVSTKTLSVHSLEATPQTSENSQGLVGSTRENELFGEDDDGDDEDLFGEQDGSSGSLPKPKDMSLDKNLSDEITEDMFGMSDDDDSNKCISPRRDLYHVGDNDESQQGFPAKGSRLKRKYLDIPMEEMTLSNSPLYMDPGAPLPIETPKDRRKSVFAPLTFNPIIENNVDNKYKNGGKFSFSPLLNEESLKFDVSTADLSSSEEESDSSDDFADFVARPSAEPNMQEFQYGNYQAMQIIPDSVPPEGSKSDLVSPNLSVVNEPTKDSSNAIWRIPPTDLSQNEPLISSTGETVLQNADLMEPSAAEQTSHERKQIISDGTSSFDLAENEATNSGVNPSGDSLIPETSSSLPFLLRHMPLSSIPCTFSSVNPTIVVSEKDQTILALLAEQIVFDYQILDSMAKYEITNLGLKTCSDGLVSHVMKQVFTEFTRLHGGDLISKFYSINQPSVYVKKHHETVTLNADSQPFNKYLNSKPANGIKNIRFLLLTTAFHEDCLSFVSTLCQTYIGYEFGFCELLKLANEDAQGLVCLKDLEKGKLLLLAAQIVTYCSTNKNAGKDVPVMIMLPIDSNTLEEVVTKVTLFNIIRSEVTAKIPSAQIFLKLMPIDFIRNPLTSVDSYSDLCMSIYNILPPKSIKFASVAHKLPEKVVFRTQQQNNGSPGVHYDALIHLAYARSVDKAWVFAAFSDSRGNENMVKAWYVGTSKNKFDDACNEIWSLALKMSSKKYGKTCLILTRLNGVLPDDELMNWRRLSGRTLHLAVVCVDDNTKVSFFDEEKIYPTFKPLLNDDSLCKEMSAKDLDDFEIRDIVQDVHAVVFCHPFPLTNSQHRCAIKSGALIQFGNELGDSILRKFEVNLLNCPHSDSTSLLETILEEFRNLGALSSWFGVSNGETAHIPWHVLAVKKLLGTLVHTKVKVSE from the coding sequence ATGGTTACAGATTCCTCCATTTATAGGTTGGAAGACCTCCTATCGAGCTTTTATAGAGTGGAGAAAGTGGAAAAGATCAATTACCATCAATATGTACCGAAGAAACAAGATGATCAATGGTCCATCCAAATGGAATTACTTATACGGAAACAAAACCCTAGAAATTTGGTAGCTCTTCTATCTAGGGAACTCTGGTTATTCAGTATCAATGAGCGAGAGATACCTTCACTTCCGAAGGCAACTGGGAGCACTAATAACACTGCCACTCCAGACAAATCGGGCCATTTCACGGCAGATTATTCAAAACCCAATCTGCCACCACATTATGCACTTTTCCTGAAAGCCTTGAGAAGAATGATTTATATAAATATTACAGCGAGGTCCCATAACAGATTAGTCCCATACGGTAACGCTTGCATATCGCTTGGCTATTCCTGTTcaaatcaaattcttcaaattgaacCACACTTGTTTGAGGATGGAAATTTGGCAGTCACCGTATGCTCGAAACCAATGGGGTTGGTTCGACTTAGTGTGgacaaaattgaagaatcaTTTCTACGGCAGCATGCACTCTACCTAGCTCCTTCAGGTATAAGAATGTACATGTattctgataaaaaagaacaatgTTTGGTACCACCGCCAAAGAATTCTGAAATACTCCTAATGACATTGTACATTTCACACGGTATAAACCTATGTCATAAAAAGAACATTCAATGGGCCAAATTTATTCCGCATTTGGGTCATTTAAATGGTCATACACCAAACGTAGCAACATATATGGATCCCCCAACCGACATGAGGACGATAGTGTGGCCGGTCGACCTTTGTTTTGCCCAAAAAGCTACAAACTGTCCTGAAAATTCTAAAAATGATTTGTCCTGCAATCATTTGAGCGGTGCTTTTGATATAATAGACGATTTCATGCAGTTGAAGCAAACCTCAGCATATCGCACTCCGAACAGTTCAGGAGGTGCTGCCGTCAATACCGTTGGAACCAACCCCCTAAGTTCAGGAGGAGCATATACTGACCAGTTTCAACACTATTATAGAAACACAACAGGAAGTGCACCGAGTACGACTTACGCAGCAGTAAACGTGGGAGGAAAAGGAAGTCCTCAGGATCTGTCTCCAGCATATACCACCCTTGATAAACCGTTGAGTGGGTTATCTGATCATTTTGGAAACGGTGCCTTCTTGACAACGCCTAACATCAATGAACATGATTTCAATGAGAGAAGAAATCTCATAAATGATCTGGATATAAGTCCAGTCAAACCAGATATTGCAAACAACAAAGTGAGTACGAAAACTTTAAGCGTGCACTCACTTGAAGCAACCCCACAGACTAGCGAGAACTCTCAGGGTTTGGTTGGATCCACGAGAGAAAACGAACTGTTTGgtgaggatgatgatggtgatgatgaagatttaTTTGGGGAGCAGGATGGTTCCTCTGGAAGTTTACCCAAGCCAAAGGATATGAGTTTGGACAAGAATCTATCTGATGAAATTACAGAAGACATGTTTGGAATgtctgatgatgatgatagtAACAAGTGCATCAGCCCTCGACGTGACTTGTATCATGTTGGTGATAACGACGAGTCCCAGCAGGGGTTCCCCGCAAAAGGTTCTCgcttgaaaagaaaatatttggatatACCTATGGAGGAGATGACTTTATCTAATAGCCCCTTATATATGGATCCTGGAGCTCCTCTTCCAATTGAAACTCCAAAGGATAGGCGCAAAAGCGTTTTTGCGCCATTGACTTTCAATccaattattgaaaataatgttGATAATAAGTACAAAAATGGCGGAAAGTTTTCATTCAGCCCGTTATTAAATGAggaatctttgaaatttgatgtATCAACCGCAGACCTTTCCAGTTCTGAGGAAGAAAGTGATTCAAGCGATGATTTCGCTGATTTCGTGGCAAGACCTTCTGCAGAGCCCAATATGCAGGAATTTCAATACGGGAATTATCAGGCAATGCAAATCATTCCCGATTCAGTACCTCCTGAGGGGAGTAAAAGTGATTTAGTTTCCCCAAATCTATCAGTCGTAAACGAACCTACTAAAGACTCCTCTAACGCCATCTGGAGAATCCCTCCAACAGATTTATCTCAAAACGAACCACTAATTAGTTCTACCGGCGAAACTGTTTTACAAAATGCTGATTTAATGGAGCCCAGCGCGGCAGAACAAACATCTCAcgaaagaaaacaaattattAGCGACGGAACCAGTTCTTTCGATTTAGCGGAGAACGAAGCGACTAATTCTGGCGTAAATCCAAGTGGTGATTCTTTGATACCTGAAACTTCTAGTAGTTTACCTTTCCTGTTACGCCACATGCCTTTATCTTCAATTCCATGCACGTTTTCCTCTGTGAATCCTACTATTGTTGTCAGCGAAAAAGACCAGACGATTTTGGCTTTATTAGCAGAACAGATCGTATTCGACTACCAAATCTTGGACAGTATGGCGAAATACGAGATAACGAATTTAGGACTCAAGACTTGCAGCGATGGATTGGTTTCTCATGTAATGAAGCAAGTTTTCACAGAATTTACAAGACTGCATGGTGGTGACCTAATAAGTAAGTTTTACTCTATCAACCAGCCATCAGTCTATGTCAAAAAGCACCATGAAACTGTAACATTGAATGCGGATTCTCAGCCTTTCAACAAGTATTTGAACTCTAAACCTGCCAATGGAATCAAGAACATCAGATTCTTACTGCTTACAACTGCTTTTCACGAAGACTGTTTGTCCTTCGTTTCAACACTATGTCAAACTTACATAGGCTATGAATTTGGATTTTGCGAACTATTGAAACTAGCGAATGAAGATGCACAAGGCCTAGTAtgtttgaaagatttggaaAAGGGAAAACTATTACTCCTTGCTGCTCAGATCGTTACCTACTGCTCgacaaataaaaatgcaGGCAAAGATGTGCCAGTTATGATCATGCTACCAATAGATTCAAATACGCTGGAGGAGGTTGTCACAAAAGTAACCTTATTTAACATAATACGAAGCGAAGTGACAGCAAAGATACCGAGTGCTCAGATCTTTTTAAAACTAATGCCAATAGACTTTATCCGAAATCCTCTAACTTCAGTTGACTCCTATAGCGATTTATGCATGAGCATATACAATATTTTACCACCAAAGAGTATCAAGTTCGCCTCAGTTGCTCATAAGTTGCCAGAAAAAGTTGTGTTCAGAACCCAGCAACAAAATAATGGTTCTCCTGGAGTACACTACGATGCATTAATTCATTTAGCATATGCTCGCAGCGTTGACAAAGCGTGGGTGTTCGCTGCATTTTCAGATAGCCGaggaaatgaaaacatGGTCAAAGCTTGGTATGTTGGAACCtccaaaaacaaatttgatgatgCCTGTAACGAGATATGGTCATTAGCTTTAAAAATGAGCTCTAAAAAATACGGCAAAACCTGCTTGATTCTAACGAGACTAAATGGTGTTCTGCCTGACGACGAGCTAATGAACTGGCGACGTTTATCAGGTAGAACTTTGCATCTAGCCGTAGTATGCGTCGACGACAATACCAAGGTATCTTTTTTCGACGAGGAGAAAATATACCCTACTTTTAAGCCCCTTTTAAATGATGATAGTTTATGCAAAGAGATGAGCGCTAAAGATCTGGACGACTTTGAGATCAGGGACATTGTGCAAGATGTTCATGCTGTAGTATTTTGTCACCCATTCCCCTTAACGAACTCTCAGCATAGATGCGCAATTAAAAGTGGTGCGCTTATTCAATTCGGGAACGAGTTAGGTGATTCCatattgagaaaatttgaGGTCAACCTTTTAAACTGTCCCCATTCTGATAGTACAAGTCTGCTAGAGACAATTTTAGAAGAATTTAGAAATTTGGGAGCACTGAGTTCATGGTTTGGCGTTTCCAATGGTGAAACTGCTCATATACCTTGGCATGTTTTGGCTGTCAAAAAATTACTGGGAACGCTGGTTCACACAAAGGTGAAAGTATCTGAATGA
- the ADA2 gene encoding chromatin-binding transcription regulator ADA2 (similar to Saccharomyces cerevisiae ADA2 (YDR448W); ancestral locus Anc_5.563): protein MSNKFHCDVCSADCTNRVRISCVECSEYDLCVPCFSQGLYNGGHRPYHDYRIIETNSFPILCVEWGADEELALIKGSQTLGLGNWQDIADHIGNRDKEEVAKHYLDYYISSPYYPIPDITNNIDVSQEDFLEQRRQTIEKFREKPLQPLRKPMASVPSCHEIQGFMPGRLEFETEFENEAEGPVKDMVFEPDDQPLDIELKLAILDIYNSRLTTRAEKKRVLFENNLLDYRRLQGIDKRRNKETKDLHNKIKPFATIMTAIDFEEFSRDILEELRCRSRIHQLQEWRSNGITTLEAGLKYERDKQLRIAALERFGTSTYTQANGIDGRHRTSSAHRSNADYSQNHNEVSGRKKVMTISDIQHGSDFGLLSPDEQQLCTQLKILPKPYLAIKELLFRELLRSDGSLKKKSCRDLLNIEPIKANKIYEFFESQNWI, encoded by the coding sequence ATGTCCAATAAATTTCATTGCGATGTTTGTTCAGCAGATTGCACTAATAGAGTTCGAATATCGTGCGTAGAGTGCTCGGAGTATGATCTTTGTGTACCATGCTTTTCGCAAGGTCTATACAATGGCGGTCATAGGCCCTATCATGACTACCGAATAATAGAGACTAATTCGTTCCCCATACTCTGTGTGGAATGGGGTGCTGACGAAGAACTGGCGCTAATAAAAGGGAGTCAGACGTTGGGGCTCGGTAATTGGCAGGACATTGCCGATCACATTGGTAATAGAGACAAGGAGGAAGTTGCCAAGCATTATCTGGACTATTACATTAGTAGCCCTTACTATCCTATTCCCGATATCACAAATAATATAGATGTTTCACAGGAGGACTTTCTGGAACAGAGGAGGCAAACTATCGAGAAGTTTAGGGAGAAACCCTTGCAGCCTTTAAGAAAGCCTATGGCCTCAGTGCCCAGCTGTCATGAGATTCAAGGTTTCATGCCTGGGAGACTAGAATTTGAGACAGAGTTCGAAAATGAGGCAGAGGGTCCCGTAAAGGATATGGTGTTTGAACCGGATGATCAGCCATTAGATATCGAATTGAAACTGGCCATTCTGGATATTTACAATTCCAGATTAACCACAAGAGCCGAAAAGAAACGAGTTTTGTTTGAGAACAATTTGTTAGACTATAGAAGATTGCAAGGCATTGACAAGAGAAGAAACAAAGAAACTAAAGATCTTCATAATAAAATTAAACCGTTTGCCACAATAATGACAGCAATCGATTTCGAAGAGTTTTCTAGAGATATACTGGAGGAATTGCGGTGCCGATCAAGAATACATCAGCTTCAGGAGTGGAGATCCAACGGTATAACAACGTTAGAAGCAGGATTAAAATATGAGCGTGATAAGCAATTAAGGATTGCAGCGTTAGAAAGATTTGGCACTTCGACTTATACTCAAGCAAATGGAATTGATGGTAGACACAGAACAAGCTCGGCGCACAGATCAAATGCAGACTACTCACAAAATCATAATGAAGTTAGTGGTAGAAAGAAAGTCATGACTATAAGCGATATTCAGCACGGTTCTGATTTTGGTTTACTATCACCGGACGAACAACAACTATGCACCCAGCtcaaaattcttccaaagcCATATCTCGCGATTAAAGAACTTTTATTTAGAGAACTTCTGCGAAGTGACGgatctttgaagaaaaagtcaTGTCGAGATCTACTTAACATTGAGCCTATAAAGGCAAACAAAATctatgaattttttgagtcTCAAAACTGGATATGA
- the ECM11 gene encoding Ecm11p (similar to Saccharomyces cerevisiae ECM11 (YDR446W); ancestral locus Anc_5.561) — translation MTLIKAEENPETRLKSSVSTDSTIFFGNSKAREPDSPKRICGAKDSRPALVNKSLNVASPKKDSTINLKKPKPEDSLLSAVNGLSSPARQRNLEMCIPSAPRIKSEFEATKMVLQETIGSPKGKLIKSSSNINFSRSSPVASGPGINSLPSSIKKKKLKSTTDKFKKISSTELFGNLDKGILPFTNYQHALDAPGEYFPITRFLYELHTSDEDSQKKNDLFADIEQDKERKFCQKTSQYSLSKWIEEGQNLMNRQTNLIGELVRERIELSHKFRVITTIINQRAEALNGRGDILDEKLNKIKSLGKEILNII, via the coding sequence ATGACACTTATCAAAGCGGAAGAGAACCCAGAAACAAGATTGAAGAGCTCAGTTAGCACTGACtcaaccattttttttggaaattcCAAAGCACGCGAGCCTGATAGTCCGAAGCGAATATGTGGTGCCAAAGATAGCCGCCCAGCTTTGGTGAATAAATCCTTGAACGTTGCTAGTCCCAAAAAGGACAGTACAATAAATCTGAAGAAACCAAAACCTGAGGACTCCTTATTAAGTGCGGTTAATGGATTATCATCACCTGCCCGCCAACGTAACTTGGAAATGTGTATTCCAAGTGCTCCCAGGATCAAGTCCGAGTTCGAAGCGACAAAGATGGTTTTACAAGAAACTATTGGAAGTCCTAAGGGTAAACTTATAAAGAGCAGTTCAAATATTAACTTCTCTCGCAGCAGTCCTGTTGCAAGTGGCCCTGGTATAAATAGTCTCCCCAGCAGcatcaagaagaaaaagttgaagtCGACGACTGACAagtttaaaaaaattagcTCAACGGAGCTGTTTGGCAATTTAGATAAAGGCATACTTCCATTCACAAATTATCAGCATGCGTTAGACGCTCCTGGGGAGTATTTTCCGATAACTCGGTTTCTCTATGAGCTACATACTTCGGATGAAGATAgtcagaagaaaaatgatctaTTTGCTGATATCGAACAAGATAAAGAAAGGAAATTTTGCCAAAAGACGTCACAATACTCGCTCTCAAAATGGATCGAGGAAGGGCAAAACCTGATGAACAGGCAAACAAATCTCATTGGAGAACTAGTTCGTGAAAGGATCGAGTTAAGCCATAAGTTCCGAGTAATAACCACAATTATCAACCAAAGAGCTGAAGCTTTAAACGGCCGGGGAGATATACTAGATGAGAAGTTGAACAAGATTAAAAGTTTgggaaaagaaattttgaatataattTAA